One region of Erythrolamprus reginae isolate rEryReg1 chromosome 8, rEryReg1.hap1, whole genome shotgun sequence genomic DNA includes:
- the ST6GALNAC4 gene encoding alpha-N-acetyl-neuraminyl-2,3-beta-galactosyl-1,3-N-acetyl-galactosaminide alpha-2,6-sialyltransferase isoform X2, which yields MQVLSRLFFTLVVLCACGIVYFLLCPRLCSSLCWFGCRPREGKESRLAPSFKTARFEGYISVPDGKPLAQIPCRQCAVVSSSGQMLGSRSGKEIDAKECVLRMNQAPTQGFEEDVGSRSTLRVVSHTSIPLLLRNQSYFFKQSCDTTYIIWGPPRLMSREKIGLVYRTLAKVKEMYPALRLYTLTEQTMARCDELFQLETGKNRMKSGSFLSTGWFTMVLAMELCEQIFVFGMVSENYCNRDKNQPPVPYHYFEKGRLDECRMYQAHERAARGGHRFITEKAIFSRWAKKRKIIFTHPSWSDG from the exons TCTCGCCTGTTCTTCACTCTCGTTGTGTTGTGTGCCTGTGGCATTGTTTACTTCCTGCTTTGTCCACGCCTTTGTAGCTCCTTGTGTTGGTTCGGCTGCCGGcccagagaaggaaaagagagcagGTTGGCACCGAGTTTTAAAACTGCCCGGTTTGAAGGCTATATCAGCGTTCCAGATGGAAAG CCACTGGCTCAAATCCCTTGCCGCCAATGTGCCGTGGTGTCCAGTTCTGGACAGATGCTGGGCTCCCGTTCGGGGAAAGAGATTGACGCCAAGGAATGCGTCCTGCGTATGAACCAGGCCCCCACCCAGGGCTTCGAGGAAGATGTGGGCAGCCGCAGCACCCTTCGCGTGGTCTCCCACACCAGTATCCCTTTGCTATTGCGCAACCAGAGCTACTTCTTCAAGCAGTCCTGCGACACCACCTACATCATCTGGGGGCCTCCCAGGCTGATGAGCCGGGAGAAGATCGGCCTGGTCTATCGGACCCTTGCAAAGGTCAAGGAGATGTACCCGGCTTTGCGCCTCTACACCCTCACCGAGCAAACCATGGCCCGCTGTGACGAGCTCTTCCAGCTGGAGACGGGGAAAAACAG GATGAAATCCGGTTCTTTTCTCAGTACCGGCTGGTTCACCATGGTTTTGGCCATGGAGTTGTGCGAGCAGATTTTTGTCTTCGGTATGGTTAGCGAGAATTACTGCAA CAGAGACAAGAACCAACCGCCTGTGCCTTATCACTATTTTGAGAAGGGGCGACTGGACGAATGCCGGATGTACCAGGCCCACGAACGAGCTGCCCGCGGTGGGCACCGTTTCATCACTGAGAAAGCCATCTTTTCTCGCTgggcaaagaaaaggaaaattatcTTCACTCATCCATCATGGTCTGATGGGTAG
- the ST6GALNAC4 gene encoding alpha-N-acetyl-neuraminyl-2,3-beta-galactosyl-1,3-N-acetyl-galactosaminide alpha-2,6-sialyltransferase isoform X1, whose amino-acid sequence MQVLSRLFFTLVVLCACGIVYFLLCPRLCSSLCWFGCRPREGKESRLAPSFKTARFEGYISVPDGKPLAQIPCRQCAVVSSSGQMLGSRSGKEIDAKECVLRMNQAPTQGFEEDVGSRSTLRVVSHTSIPLLLRNQSYFFKQSCDTTYIIWGPPRLMSREKIGLVYRTLAKVKEMYPALRLYTLTEQTMARCDELFQLETGKNRMKSGSFLSTGWFTMVLAMELCEQIFVFGMVSENYCNRDKNQPPVPYHYFEKGRLDECRMYQAHERAARGGHRFITEKAIFSRWAKKRKIIFTHPSWSDG is encoded by the exons ATGCAAGTGCTT TCTCGCCTGTTCTTCACTCTCGTTGTGTTGTGTGCCTGTGGCATTGTTTACTTCCTGCTTTGTCCACGCCTTTGTAGCTCCTTGTGTTGGTTCGGCTGCCGGcccagagaaggaaaagagagcagGTTGGCACCGAGTTTTAAAACTGCCCGGTTTGAAGGCTATATCAGCGTTCCAGATGGAAAG CCACTGGCTCAAATCCCTTGCCGCCAATGTGCCGTGGTGTCCAGTTCTGGACAGATGCTGGGCTCCCGTTCGGGGAAAGAGATTGACGCCAAGGAATGCGTCCTGCGTATGAACCAGGCCCCCACCCAGGGCTTCGAGGAAGATGTGGGCAGCCGCAGCACCCTTCGCGTGGTCTCCCACACCAGTATCCCTTTGCTATTGCGCAACCAGAGCTACTTCTTCAAGCAGTCCTGCGACACCACCTACATCATCTGGGGGCCTCCCAGGCTGATGAGCCGGGAGAAGATCGGCCTGGTCTATCGGACCCTTGCAAAGGTCAAGGAGATGTACCCGGCTTTGCGCCTCTACACCCTCACCGAGCAAACCATGGCCCGCTGTGACGAGCTCTTCCAGCTGGAGACGGGGAAAAACAG GATGAAATCCGGTTCTTTTCTCAGTACCGGCTGGTTCACCATGGTTTTGGCCATGGAGTTGTGCGAGCAGATTTTTGTCTTCGGTATGGTTAGCGAGAATTACTGCAA CAGAGACAAGAACCAACCGCCTGTGCCTTATCACTATTTTGAGAAGGGGCGACTGGACGAATGCCGGATGTACCAGGCCCACGAACGAGCTGCCCGCGGTGGGCACCGTTTCATCACTGAGAAAGCCATCTTTTCTCGCTgggcaaagaaaaggaaaattatcTTCACTCATCCATCATGGTCTGATGGGTAG
- the ST6GALNAC4 gene encoding alpha-N-acetyl-neuraminyl-2,3-beta-galactosyl-1,3-N-acetyl-galactosaminide alpha-2,6-sialyltransferase isoform X3, with protein MQVLSRLFFTLVVLCACGIVYFLLCPRLCSSLCWFGCRPREGKESRLAPSFKTARFEGYISVPDGKPLAQIPCRQCAVVSSSGQMLGSRSGKEIDAKECVLRMNQAPTQGFEEDVGSRSTLRVVSHTSIPLLLRNQSYFFKQSCDTTYIIWGPPRLMSREKIGLVYRTLAKVKEMYPALRLYTLTEQTMARCDELFQLETGKNRMKSGSFLSTGWFTMVLAMELCEQIFVFGMVSENYCKDKNQPPVPYHYFEKGRLDECRMYQAHERAARGGHRFITEKAIFSRWAKKRKIIFTHPSWSDG; from the exons ATGCAAGTGCTT TCTCGCCTGTTCTTCACTCTCGTTGTGTTGTGTGCCTGTGGCATTGTTTACTTCCTGCTTTGTCCACGCCTTTGTAGCTCCTTGTGTTGGTTCGGCTGCCGGcccagagaaggaaaagagagcagGTTGGCACCGAGTTTTAAAACTGCCCGGTTTGAAGGCTATATCAGCGTTCCAGATGGAAAG CCACTGGCTCAAATCCCTTGCCGCCAATGTGCCGTGGTGTCCAGTTCTGGACAGATGCTGGGCTCCCGTTCGGGGAAAGAGATTGACGCCAAGGAATGCGTCCTGCGTATGAACCAGGCCCCCACCCAGGGCTTCGAGGAAGATGTGGGCAGCCGCAGCACCCTTCGCGTGGTCTCCCACACCAGTATCCCTTTGCTATTGCGCAACCAGAGCTACTTCTTCAAGCAGTCCTGCGACACCACCTACATCATCTGGGGGCCTCCCAGGCTGATGAGCCGGGAGAAGATCGGCCTGGTCTATCGGACCCTTGCAAAGGTCAAGGAGATGTACCCGGCTTTGCGCCTCTACACCCTCACCGAGCAAACCATGGCCCGCTGTGACGAGCTCTTCCAGCTGGAGACGGGGAAAAACAG GATGAAATCCGGTTCTTTTCTCAGTACCGGCTGGTTCACCATGGTTTTGGCCATGGAGTTGTGCGAGCAGATTTTTGTCTTCGGTATGGTTAGCGAGAATTACTGCAA AGACAAGAACCAACCGCCTGTGCCTTATCACTATTTTGAGAAGGGGCGACTGGACGAATGCCGGATGTACCAGGCCCACGAACGAGCTGCCCGCGGTGGGCACCGTTTCATCACTGAGAAAGCCATCTTTTCTCGCTgggcaaagaaaaggaaaattatcTTCACTCATCCATCATGGTCTGATGGGTAG
- the PIP5KL1 gene encoding phosphatidylinositol 4-phosphate 5-kinase-like protein 1: MGSSMKSKSNSLYQRPHGTWAAIERMLGRVRQQWKLLGFFEINEEHEFYKFTCMLKEGLKASIQKTIDEPAKMEGLKSSDFTIVLKQFHEDYEMRTYAPPVFARFRQYLGMGDLDFQKSLTCENSYLQFISNSKSKADFFLTFDKRFFLKTQRKREVQFLLTNLSKYLEHMERYPHSILVKFLGVYSIIAPQEKKRYFIIMQSVFYPHEKITERYDIKGCQVGRSTEPSIDSSEVIVVFKDCDFDDNVISLGEDKPWFLQQVKLDTQFLKALHVMDYSLLVGLQPLRDDERVLNRTLGNILARTRLSLSCEYPRRNFASMTSTSTSSCSSCEQIVRLYPDYLLPYLRRDRPPDQLFRSEGFMHNVVTPYLMENSYDDLSGGVGGALYSSSLSDFAIDSFTTHHRRMLPASKNPLHMIDGSDYRYYVGIIDLFTVYTFRKKVEHLWKRIRYRAQQFSTVAPSYYAQRLCQWVEDHTV; this comes from the exons ATGGGTTCGTCAATGAAATCAAAG TCCAACAGCTTGTACCAAAGGCCTCACGGGACCTGGGCGGCCATCGAAAGGATGCTCGGACGAGTCCGCCAGCAATGGAAGCTGCTGGGCTTCTTTGAAATCAACGAGGAGCATGAATTTTACAAATTCACCTGTATGCTCAAAGAAGGGCTAAAGGCGTCCATCCAGAAAACCATTGATGAACCGGCCAAAATG gAGGGGTTAAAGTCATCTGATTTTACCATAGTGCTTAAGCAATTCCACGAG GATTATGAGATGCGGACCTATGCACCTCCTGTTTTTGCTCGTTTCCGGCAGTATCTTGGCATGGGCGACCTGGATTTCCAAAAGTCCTTGACGTGTGAGAATTCCTACCTGCAGTTCATCAGTAACTCTAAAAGCAAAGCTGACTTCTTCCTCAC GTTCGACAAGCGTTTCTTCCTGAAGACGCAACGGAAACGCGAGGTCCAGTTCCTACTCACTAACCTGTCCAAATACCTCGAACACATGGAGAGATATCCACACTCCATCCTTGTGAAATTCCTGG GCGTTTACAGCATCATTGCTCCCCAAGAGAAGAAG AGATACTTCATCATCATGCAGAGTGTCTTCTATCCACACGAGAAGATTACCGAACG GTATGACATCAAAGGGTGCCAAGTTGGACGCAGCACAGAGCCCAGTATTGACAGCAGTGAAGTCATCGTAGTTTTTAAAGACTGCGACTTTGACGACAACGTGATCTCCCTTG GTGAAGATAAGCCCTGGTTTCTGCAGCAAGTGAAGTTGGACACCCAGTTCCTCAAAGCTTTGCATGTGATGGATTACAGTTTGCTGGTGGGCCTGCAGCCTCTCCGTGACGATGAACGGGTCCTGAACCGCACGCTGGGAAATATATTAGCCAGGACGAGATT ATCGCTCAGCTGTGAGTATCCTCGCCGCAACTTTGCCAGTATGACCAGTACATCTACCAGCAGCTGCTCCAGTTGTGAGCAGATCGTCCGGCTCTATCCAGATTATTTGCTTCCCTACTTGCGACGGGACCGGCCTCCAGATCAGTTGTTCCGAAGTGAAGGTTTCATGCATAACGTTGTGACGCCATACCTGATGGAGAACAGCTACGATGACTTAAGCGGCGGTGTAGGCGGCGCCCTCTATTCCTCTAGCCTCTCTGATTTCGCCATTGATTCCTTCACCACACATCATCGCCGGATGCTGCCCGCCTCCAAAAACCCTCTACACATGATCGACGGGTCGGACTACCGCTATTACGTAGGCATCATCGACCTCTTCACGGTCTACACTTTCCGCAAAAAAGTGGAACACTTGTGGAAGCGTATCCGTTACAGGGCTCAGCAATTCTCCACAGTTGCGCCTTCTTACTACGCCCAGAGATTGTGTCAATGGGTGGAAGATCACACTGTATGA